The following proteins are encoded in a genomic region of Acidobacteriota bacterium:
- a CDS encoding cobalamin-binding protein gives MNSNTTAEPIRPMRVVTDDLDRKVTIPTNVTRVVSLAPNLTESIFAVGAGDRLVGVTTFCNYPEQAKQIGKIGDTMNPNMESIVALKPDIVFVSTASQIENFTKTLEANGIAVYVTNPTDLAQVFKSIRTLGDILGTGDTASLVADALEQRVAAINVALRDLPQSGPMQLDDGRVRVFVQISREPLFTIGSGSFLNQLVAAAGGISTTAEIPSAYPKISKETAVALRPGAIILSDSPDNKEPNDAFKNSYAVKEGRVYTVNADLLSRPGPRLVDAMEQVARYLHPEKFK, from the coding sequence TTGAATTCAAATACGACTGCCGAACCGATACGACCGATGCGTGTCGTGACTGACGATCTAGACCGAAAGGTCACGATTCCAACAAACGTCACGCGTGTCGTATCTCTGGCACCAAACCTGACCGAGAGCATCTTCGCCGTCGGAGCAGGCGACCGGCTCGTCGGCGTTACAACTTTCTGCAACTATCCCGAGCAAGCCAAGCAAATAGGCAAGATCGGCGATACGATGAACCCCAATATGGAATCCATCGTCGCCCTCAAACCTGACATCGTCTTCGTTTCGACTGCATCACAGATCGAGAATTTTACAAAGACGCTTGAGGCGAATGGGATCGCCGTGTATGTGACGAATCCGACTGATCTTGCACAAGTGTTTAAGAGTATCAGGACACTCGGCGACATCTTGGGCACCGGTGATACGGCAAGCCTTGTCGCGGACGCGCTTGAGCAGCGTGTAGCGGCGATCAATGTCGCCCTCCGTGATCTTCCTCAAAGCGGTCCCATGCAGTTAGACGATGGTCGAGTCAGAGTGTTCGTGCAGATTTCACGAGAACCTTTATTCACTATCGGCAGCGGCTCGTTTCTTAATCAACTCGTAGCTGCCGCTGGTGGTATTTCCACTACCGCAGAGATCCCAAGCGCATATCCGAAAATCAGTAAGGAAACGGCTGTCGCATTGCGGCCGGGGGCGATCATCCTGTCCGATAGCCCGGACAACAAAGAGCCGAACGACGCTTTTAAGAATTCGTACGCGGTGAAAGAGGGACGCGTATATACGGTAAACGCCGATCTGCTGTCGCGGCCCGGGCCGAGGTTGGTTGATGCGATGGAGCAGGTCGCGCGGTATCTGCATCCGGAGAAGTTTAAGTAG
- a CDS encoding iron ABC transporter permease: protein MLFLLAIVLTSAAMLGAERLPLFDLSEQQRSILYDIRLPRILLGACVGASLAVAGAGLQSLLRNPLAEPYLLGVSNGAALGTMVAFVFFQSLEITRPLLAFAGAGLATIAVYRMAKSRAGMNVERLVLSGVIVTTFLSSIIVMLTTLLDAAKLRSFTFWLLGDLSQATVNGVYISLGAVIVGTIVLMSQARALNLMMVGERDAFDFGVEVGRVRMLVFGAASLVVGAAVAASGSVGYVGLIVPHLVRLTVGSDNRLVVPFSAIVGAIFVVFADTIARTAIAPRELPVGAVTALIGAPLFIYLLRRN from the coding sequence TTGCTATTTCTTCTGGCCATCGTTCTAACTTCAGCGGCAATGCTTGGTGCCGAGAGGCTGCCTTTGTTTGATCTTTCGGAGCAGCAGCGGTCGATACTGTATGACATTCGGCTGCCGCGAATATTGTTGGGGGCGTGTGTCGGGGCGAGTTTGGCAGTTGCCGGGGCCGGTTTGCAATCACTGCTGCGGAATCCGCTGGCTGAGCCTTATTTGCTTGGCGTTTCGAACGGTGCGGCGTTGGGGACCATGGTCGCGTTCGTGTTTTTTCAGAGCCTCGAGATCACGCGGCCGCTGCTTGCGTTTGCGGGAGCGGGACTCGCAACGATCGCGGTCTATCGAATGGCGAAGAGCCGTGCCGGGATGAATGTCGAGCGGCTCGTGCTGTCTGGCGTGATCGTGACGACGTTTTTGTCCTCGATCATCGTGATGCTTACAACACTTCTCGATGCTGCGAAGCTTAGGAGCTTTACATTTTGGCTGTTGGGCGACCTGTCGCAGGCAACAGTGAACGGCGTTTACATCAGCCTTGGGGCTGTGATCGTCGGAACGATCGTCCTGATGTCGCAGGCACGGGCACTTAATTTGATGATGGTTGGCGAACGTGATGCATTTGATTTTGGCGTCGAGGTCGGGCGTGTGCGAATGCTCGTTTTTGGAGCGGCGAGCCTCGTTGTCGGTGCAGCGGTCGCGGCCAGCGGCAGCGTCGGGTACGTCGGTTTGATCGTGCCGCATTTGGTTCGGCTTACGGTCGGCAGCGACAACCGTTTGGTCGTGCCGTTCTCGGCGATCGTCGGTGCGATATTTGTCGTTTTCGCCGACACCATCGCCCGAACAGCGATAGCCCCAAGGGAATTGCCGGTCGGAGCGGTTACAGCGCTGATAGGTGCACCCTTGTTTATTTATTTGCTGAGAAGAAATTAA
- a CDS encoding ABC transporter ATP-binding protein gives MSSVTLDLREGDIIALLGANGAGKTSLIKALNGTLPLTAGEIKLDDRSLSNYSRREIASQIAVVAQENETRFPVTVLEFVLSGRFVHGGAFGWESTEDIEFAEGALADCDLGGYASRLMNELSGGERQRVVLARALAAGASILLLDEPTANLDIAHQAMMFRLVRKRCEECGCSAVVITHDLNLAAAFADEIVMLKDGRVAAKGTPEEVLTAENVGNVFGVDVLLDKNPASGNVRVTSVF, from the coding sequence TTGAGTAGCGTAACGCTCGATCTGCGTGAAGGCGACATCATCGCACTTCTCGGTGCAAACGGTGCCGGAAAGACTTCTTTGATCAAAGCGTTGAATGGAACTTTGCCTTTAACGGCGGGCGAGATCAAGCTCGATGATCGTTCGTTGTCGAACTATTCTAGGCGAGAGATAGCATCGCAAATTGCTGTCGTTGCTCAGGAAAATGAGACGCGGTTTCCGGTTACTGTTTTGGAATTTGTGCTGTCGGGGCGGTTTGTTCACGGAGGAGCGTTTGGTTGGGAATCGACTGAAGATATTGAGTTCGCGGAAGGAGCACTTGCCGATTGCGACCTCGGCGGCTACGCGTCCCGACTTATGAATGAACTCTCAGGCGGCGAGCGGCAGCGTGTTGTTCTTGCGAGGGCACTCGCGGCCGGAGCAAGCATTTTGCTCCTCGACGAGCCGACAGCGAACCTCGATATCGCGCATCAGGCAATGATGTTTCGATTAGTGCGAAAACGCTGCGAAGAATGCGGCTGCTCGGCAGTTGTGATCACGCACGACCTCAATCTCGCGGCTGCATTTGCGGATGAGATAGTCATGCTCAAAGACGGCCGTGTTGCTGCAAAGGGCACGCCCGAAGAGGTTTTGACAGCCGAAAATGTAGGCAATGTTTTCGGCGTCGATGTATTGCTGGACAAAAATCCGGCGAGTGGAAATGTTCGAGTGACGAGCGTTTTTTAG
- a CDS encoding TonB-dependent receptor: protein MVTADEMPAGKATIILKLRSDNLTVLTTQADDKGRFRIENLRLGRYVLWAYYGDGDRLSTSANVDLTQNRSKIVALRVTDAASVMRFHEIVTVSAGESQPIEQVSKTVNVITAQELRDRADFSLPDTLRTIPGFRVQQLGGFGRTATIKTRGLRNQDTAILIDGIRFRDASAITGDSSPFLSDFTLTSVAKVEVLRGSGSSLYGTNAVGGTIDFQTPTVRTGTHGQISGAFGGLGLGRFRGNLSHGTSDSKFGVSGGVSRTVYTEGIDGQDNAANTNFQSRVEFNPFTNTNISARFFVSDASVRLNSSPDTFGTMPLSNAIVINANPNVNFVADANDPDSFQKSKFFSGQLALNQVINSKLVISGYYQGLTTKRTNDNGALGAGFQSASTSIFDGTINTGNVHLNWTPVKENELIVGYEFEKEKYGNDGRTPSGTGNFFTKAGQTSITIYVQDLVRLLEGNLQLAGGIRVQQYSLDRPSFSLANAPYNSLGLENPPTAYTFDGSASYFISKTGTKFRAHVGNGYRVPSLYERMGTFFSSFGTPSFIALGDPFLKPEKTIAFDAGVEQDLAKNKVRLTATYFYTKLTDVIGYGNVVPNIGSTPRPFGGYLNQKGGIARGGEFSVTVKPTSSTDIFTSYTYTNSDQIMPQVSGSGVNRTLGVPTQQFTLVATQRYKRFWVNFDLLATSDYLAPIFSNATFATYVYRFAGNRKGDLTAGYTFGFKNEKITMRLFGTVENVLDQEYYENGFRTSKATGRVGLAFGF from the coding sequence GTGGTAACTGCAGACGAAATGCCGGCGGGTAAAGCAACTATCATCCTTAAATTGCGGAGCGATAATCTAACGGTTTTAACAACACAGGCGGACGACAAGGGAAGATTTCGCATTGAGAACCTTAGACTGGGCCGTTATGTTTTGTGGGCATATTATGGAGACGGTGATCGTCTTTCCACTTCTGCGAACGTCGATTTGACACAAAACCGCAGCAAGATCGTCGCCCTCCGTGTTACAGACGCCGCGTCCGTAATGCGATTTCACGAAATTGTTACGGTCTCAGCTGGCGAAAGCCAGCCCATCGAACAAGTTTCCAAAACCGTCAATGTCATCACCGCACAAGAACTGCGGGACCGTGCGGACTTTTCGCTGCCAGATACGTTAAGGACGATACCGGGTTTTCGCGTTCAGCAGCTCGGGGGATTTGGTCGGACGGCGACGATAAAGACTCGGGGATTGCGTAATCAGGATACGGCGATCTTGATCGACGGAATTCGGTTTCGCGATGCGTCGGCGATCACCGGCGATTCGTCGCCGTTTTTGAGTGATTTTACGCTGACGAGCGTGGCGAAGGTCGAGGTGCTTCGAGGTTCGGGTTCCTCGTTGTACGGTACGAACGCGGTTGGCGGCACGATCGATTTTCAGACCCCGACGGTACGAACAGGAACGCACGGACAAATATCGGGTGCTTTTGGAGGCCTTGGTCTCGGACGGTTCCGCGGAAATCTCTCGCACGGTACATCGGACAGCAAATTTGGGGTCAGCGGCGGCGTTTCGCGGACTGTTTACACAGAGGGAATTGACGGTCAGGATAACGCCGCAAATACCAATTTTCAATCGCGTGTAGAGTTCAATCCATTTACGAATACGAATATCTCGGCGAGATTTTTCGTGTCTGATGCAAGCGTCCGACTTAACTCGAGTCCCGACACATTCGGTACAATGCCTTTATCGAATGCGATCGTTATCAACGCCAATCCGAACGTGAATTTCGTTGCGGATGCCAACGATCCGGACAGTTTTCAGAAGTCAAAATTCTTTAGTGGCCAGCTTGCGCTTAATCAGGTCATAAACAGCAAACTCGTCATAAGCGGTTATTACCAGGGCCTGACGACGAAGCGTACGAACGATAACGGCGCTCTCGGAGCAGGTTTTCAGAGTGCGTCGACCAGCATTTTTGACGGAACGATCAATACGGGAAATGTCCATCTAAACTGGACGCCGGTCAAAGAAAACGAACTGATTGTTGGATATGAGTTTGAAAAAGAAAAATACGGCAACGACGGCAGAACGCCGTCTGGAACCGGTAATTTTTTCACAAAGGCGGGGCAGACCAGCATCACGATTTACGTACAGGACCTCGTGCGTTTGCTCGAAGGGAATCTTCAACTTGCCGGTGGTATTCGAGTGCAGCAATACAGCCTCGACCGTCCGTCGTTTAGCCTAGCGAATGCGCCGTACAACAGTCTCGGACTTGAGAATCCCCCGACTGCCTACACATTCGATGGTTCGGCTTCGTATTTTATTTCAAAGACCGGCACGAAATTCCGGGCGCACGTTGGCAACGGATATCGCGTGCCTTCGTTGTACGAGCGGATGGGAACGTTCTTTTCTTCGTTCGGGACCCCAAGCTTTATTGCTCTCGGCGATCCATTTTTGAAGCCGGAAAAGACGATCGCATTCGATGCCGGTGTCGAGCAGGATCTCGCTAAAAATAAGGTGCGGCTGACGGCGACGTACTTTTACACAAAGCTCACGGACGTGATCGGTTACGGCAATGTGGTTCCAAATATCGGTTCGACGCCGAGGCCGTTTGGCGGTTACCTCAATCAGAAAGGCGGCATCGCTCGGGGCGGGGAGTTTAGCGTGACGGTCAAGCCGACTAGTTCGACGGACATTTTTACGTCGTACACCTACACCAACAGCGATCAGATAATGCCGCAGGTTTCGGGCAGCGGGGTAAACAGGACGTTGGGTGTTCCGACGCAGCAGTTTACACTAGTAGCGACGCAGCGGTACAAGCGATTTTGGGTAAACTTCGATCTACTGGCGACGTCGGACTATCTCGCACCGATCTTTAGCAATGCGACCTTCGCGACTTATGTATATCGTTTTGCCGGCAATCGCAAGGGAGATCTGACAGCGGGTTATACTTTTGGGTTTAAGAACGAAAAGATTACGATGCGCCTGTTTGGGACGGTTGAGAACGTTCTCGATCAGGAATACTACGAAAACGGGTTCCGCACGTCAAAAGCGACGGGACGAGTTGGTTTGGCATTTGGTTTTTAG
- the gatB gene encoding Asp-tRNA(Asn)/Glu-tRNA(Gln) amidotransferase subunit GatB, protein MKQGWEAVIGMEIHAQLATETKIFCSCAVETGGEPNSNTCPTCLGLPGALPVLNRRVIELGTRAALALGLEVQETSIFARKNYFYPDLPKGYQISQYDKPFSANGHLTILTSERDDHGRAAEWRPMTIHIQRMHLEEDAGKNVHDGLPDTDKFSYVDLNRAGTPLGEIVTSPDFRTSWQAYDYVNHVRRVLQWVGASDADMEKGNLRCEANVSVRKVGETAFRNKVELKNLNSVRFMQKAIEYEIERQIEAHEAGEPVNQESRLWDEKNNMTRFMRGKEDAHDYRYFPEPDLQPLVVTGDFVNAVKAQMPELPDVMRDRFIDVYGLGFAEASQLVADRDLAEYFETTARFSKNPKLSANWILGELTRELNNSGKAATESLVTAEDLAALLTTIESGSINNNQAKEVLVEMFATGKTAQVVIADKGFEQVSDIGAIEKIVDDVIAANQSNVDAYRGGNEKLFGFFVGQVMKASQGKANPKIVNELLKEKL, encoded by the coding sequence ATGAAACAAGGCTGGGAAGCAGTGATCGGCATGGAGATCCATGCACAGTTGGCGACGGAGACGAAGATCTTTTGTTCGTGCGCGGTCGAGACCGGCGGTGAGCCCAATTCGAATACTTGTCCCACGTGTCTCGGATTGCCGGGAGCATTGCCGGTATTGAACCGGCGGGTGATCGAACTTGGGACGAGAGCGGCGTTGGCGCTGGGGCTTGAAGTGCAGGAGACCTCGATCTTTGCCCGCAAGAATTACTTTTATCCTGACCTTCCGAAGGGCTATCAGATCTCACAGTATGACAAACCATTTTCCGCAAATGGCCATTTGACGATTCTGACCTCAGAACGTGACGATCACGGCCGAGCCGCTGAATGGCGGCCGATGACGATCCATATACAACGGATGCACCTCGAAGAGGACGCAGGTAAGAATGTGCATGACGGTTTGCCGGATACTGACAAGTTCTCGTACGTCGATCTCAATCGCGCCGGAACGCCGCTTGGCGAGATAGTTACTTCGCCGGATTTTCGCACCTCGTGGCAGGCATATGATTACGTAAATCACGTTCGCAGAGTGCTGCAATGGGTCGGGGCCAGCGACGCGGATATGGAAAAGGGAAACCTGCGTTGTGAGGCAAATGTCTCTGTGCGTAAGGTCGGCGAGACGGCTTTTAGAAACAAAGTCGAGCTGAAGAATCTCAATTCAGTTCGATTTATGCAAAAAGCGATCGAATATGAGATCGAACGCCAGATCGAGGCTCATGAGGCCGGCGAACCCGTAAATCAGGAATCGCGTCTTTGGGATGAGAAGAACAACATGACGCGGTTTATGCGTGGAAAAGAGGACGCACACGATTACCGCTACTTCCCTGAACCGGACCTACAGCCGCTTGTTGTGACCGGGGATTTTGTTAATGCGGTCAAAGCTCAGATGCCTGAGTTGCCGGATGTGATGCGCGACCGGTTTATTGACGTGTATGGATTAGGTTTTGCCGAAGCATCGCAGTTAGTGGCGGATCGCGACCTGGCAGAGTATTTTGAAACGACTGCGAGATTTAGCAAAAATCCAAAGCTGTCTGCAAATTGGATCCTTGGTGAACTTACGAGGGAACTGAACAATTCTGGTAAGGCGGCAACCGAAAGCCTCGTCACGGCCGAGGATCTAGCCGCTCTTTTGACGACTATCGAGTCGGGTTCGATCAACAATAATCAGGCGAAAGAGGTGCTTGTAGAAATGTTTGCGACCGGCAAGACTGCGCAAGTCGTGATCGCTGACAAGGGCTTTGAACAGGTATCGGATATTGGTGCGATCGAGAAGATCGTGGATGATGTGATCGCGGCAAATCAGTCGAATGTCGACGCATATCGCGGCGGCAATGAAAAGCTGTTTGGTTTTTTCGTCGGGCAGGTGATGAAAGCTTCGCAGGGTAAGGCGAATCCAAAGATCGTGAACGAGCTATTGAAAGAAAAACTGTAG
- a CDS encoding SDR family oxidoreductase, producing MKLDAKVALVTGGTKGIGYAIAESLVIAGASVLICGRNKTEIRNAVADLSKHGRAAGEVCDVRSEDQVRQMIEECERTLGGIDILVNNAGMGVFGKTVEDLSGDEFRQTLETNLFGVFYACHHAIPRMKHRGGGYIINISSLAGQNAHPKMAAYNASKFGLNGFSEALMQEIRQDNIKVSYICPGSVNTYFGNDTPSDEKAWQLQPEDIARVVMDLLAMNPRALPSKVEIRPSKPPVR from the coding sequence ATGAAATTAGACGCCAAGGTTGCGCTCGTTACCGGTGGGACCAAGGGGATCGGATATGCGATCGCCGAAAGTCTGGTCATTGCGGGTGCCAGTGTCCTTATTTGCGGCCGGAACAAAACGGAGATCCGCAATGCGGTTGCCGACCTGTCAAAGCACGGACGTGCCGCCGGGGAAGTTTGCGATGTCCGTAGCGAAGATCAAGTCCGACAGATGATCGAGGAATGTGAGCGGACGCTTGGCGGCATCGACATATTGGTCAACAACGCCGGAATGGGTGTGTTTGGCAAAACGGTCGAAGATCTGTCGGGTGACGAGTTCAGGCAGACGCTTGAAACCAACCTCTTCGGGGTTTTTTATGCCTGCCACCATGCGATACCTAGGATGAAGCACCGAGGCGGCGGATACATAATCAATATTTCAAGCCTTGCTGGACAGAATGCTCACCCGAAAATGGCGGCGTACAACGCATCAAAATTTGGGCTGAACGGATTCTCTGAAGCGTTGATGCAAGAGATCCGGCAAGACAATATCAAGGTCAGCTATATTTGTCCGGGTAGCGTAAACACGTACTTCGGAAATGACACGCCGTCCGACGAAAAAGCATGGCAGCTACAGCCGGAGGATATCGCACGGGTCGTGATGGACCTACTCGCGATGAATCCGCGCGCGTTGCCGAGCAAAGTCGAGATCAGGCCGAGTAAACCGCCGGTTCGGTAA
- a CDS encoding response regulator, whose amino-acid sequence MLFETQRRLTDEMREKLLRIRMVRFGTLETRLSRAVHVTCQEENKRATVILADPDIEIDTQIIDAMIEPLLHLLKNAVVHGIEPPDTRRLIGKPEKGMITIGVSTDASNVILSVEDDGRGISALKLKEKAIETGLITSETASRMADFETWELIFDRGLTTADKLNLNAGRGIGMNIVRESVESRGGSVSLRTEAQIGTTFTIRMPLIFKKSEPVVDNKLLSEEKQKPLVLVVDDSASIRRHHVKLVEDAGCQAITANDGSEALILLLSGKWEPDLIISDVEMPNMDGWGLLEYIKTDDNFGHIPVIMATSLNADEHINRAAELGASDYRIKPVNAEDIRSVLSNIVEKVTEPAVYSA is encoded by the coding sequence TTGCTTTTTGAAACGCAGCGTCGCTTGACAGATGAAATGCGGGAAAAGCTGCTTCGAATCCGCATGGTCAGATTCGGAACGCTTGAAACGCGTCTGAGCCGCGCCGTTCACGTGACCTGTCAGGAAGAGAACAAGCGGGCGACGGTCATTTTGGCGGATCCGGACATTGAGATCGACACGCAGATAATCGACGCAATGATCGAGCCTTTACTCCACCTGCTCAAGAACGCAGTTGTCCACGGCATCGAACCTCCCGACACGCGACGTCTGATCGGCAAACCTGAAAAAGGCATGATCACGATCGGTGTTTCGACCGACGCTAGTAACGTTATACTTTCAGTTGAGGACGACGGCCGCGGAATATCTGCGCTGAAACTCAAGGAGAAAGCGATAGAGACCGGACTGATCACATCCGAAACGGCGTCGCGAATGGCTGATTTCGAAACGTGGGAATTGATATTCGATCGCGGATTGACCACCGCTGATAAACTCAACCTCAATGCCGGCCGCGGCATAGGAATGAACATAGTCCGCGAAAGTGTCGAAAGCCGGGGCGGCAGCGTCAGCCTGAGGACGGAAGCTCAGATCGGTACGACGTTTACGATCCGTATGCCGCTCATTTTCAAAAAGTCTGAGCCGGTCGTCGATAATAAGCTGCTTTCAGAAGAAAAGCAGAAACCGTTGGTACTCGTCGTCGACGACAGTGCCAGCATCAGGCGACATCACGTAAAACTGGTCGAAGATGCGGGCTGCCAGGCAATCACGGCAAATGACGGCTCAGAGGCATTGATCCTTCTGCTTTCGGGTAAATGGGAGCCTGATCTGATTATTTCTGATGTTGAGATGCCGAATATGGACGGCTGGGGACTCCTTGAATACATCAAGACCGATGATAACTTCGGCCACATTCCCGTGATTATGGCCACATCATTAAATGCCGACGAACACATCAACCGAGCTGCCGAACTTGGTGCATCGGACTATCGGATAAAGCCCGTCAATGCAGAAGACATCCGATCTGTCCTATCGAATATTGTCGAAAAGGTTACCGAACCGGCGGTTTACTCGGCCTGA